The Chitinophaga pinensis DSM 2588 region TTGGTCTGTTGTTATATGCGAATGGACTGGATATCTGGCGAAGTATTTTTAAATAGACTGATAATCATTTGATTATATAAAAAGAGGCCTATTATAGGCCTCTTTTTTCGTATTTAGACTATAGTTACGCTATGTTAGTGCTGCGTTCTCAAACGCAGCACTAACATAGCGTAACTATAGTCTGACTATTTATTGAAATTTGATAAAATAGTCATATCTTTGTAAGCTGCGAAAGCAAACTGGGGTCGCCTGGTTTTGACAGCATAGATCTTTGAAAGTGTAAGCATGTCGTGCGTTGTATAATTAGCACGTAAATCTGAATATACAACCTTTAATTGGCGAATCTAACTACGCCATGGCTGCCTAATCAGCGATTAGCGCACCCATTTTGGCCGCCGCAGTTGCTGTCTGCTAGAACTGCCGCCGCCTAATCAAAACCTTAGCGGAATAGGTACTCATGGTTTCTGTGAGTGAGTACTGAAACTAAACGGATAAGGACCAGGCTGGTTAGTTGCGCCCCTGGCAAGGTCCCGACAAACTAATGCGTAAATAAGCATGTAGAAAGCTTTCGGCGGATATGTTTGGACGCGGGTTCGATTCCCGCCGACTCCACAAGCCAGATTTCCCATGTCGAAGAACTGGGAAAAAAATAAAAAAAGACAACTTTTAAAAGTTGTCTTTTTTTATGTCCATAACTGGCTGATTTTCAGCCAAAATAAGTCTGATGCGCTCATTTTAAGTGAAAGACATAAACACCTAGCCATCCACAATTGATCGCCTTCCTCAACATTTTTCATGAATAAGGGCCGGATTTTATGGATTTTTAGCGGAAGGTGACGGGAGTCGAACACTAATATCTGTAACCCGTATATAGTTTACTATGCTTTAGTTAGGTATAGGAATTTTGTTTATATGAATTACAATGCAGTTTGCTAACCACTGGTTAAATTTCGCAATATCTTGACTGTGTTTTTGAGTAGTCTTTTTATTTCCAGTACCTAGTTTTAGTAAGTCGATATGGTTTTGCCAAACAACCTCTGAGTAAATGACACAATTATTTAGAAACCTAATTTCGAATGCGTTGAAATTTAATTCCCGGGATAAAAATATTACTATTTCAATTACTGCCAGGGCTCTTAACAAGGAAGAAATAAAAGAACTACAGGAATTAGATCAACACGCAGACTATTATGCTATAACTATCCTGGACAATGGAATTGGTTTTGACCAGGCCTATGCAGAAAAAATATTTAATATTTTCCAGCGACTTTATGGAAACAAGGATTATACCGGAACTGGCGTAAGCCTGGCAATGTGCAAGGAAATTGTACTCAGCCATAATGGTGTATTCATGCACAGTCTAGTCCGGGGAATGGTGCTGCTTTACTATCATATTACCTGGAAAAAGATAAAACGCGTATAAAAGGAATTAGGTAACCTCACTCTATCATAGACCTGCTGCAGTTTTAATATTTCCTTAATTACCGGGTTCTAAAGCCTGAAGTTATATTGGTCGGCCTGATAATGGCATTACTAATGAAATGTAATATCGTTTTGCTGAAATGCTTTTTGAATGGCGATAATCAGGTCGCTTTTTGTAGTAATGTCGTTTCGGTAGTCATTCAGCCAATATATAACTTTTACATTAATTGAACTGTTGACAAATTCGTCAAAAAGTACCAGAGGTTTCTTTTGTTTTGATATCCGGTCATCTGAATCTAAAACTTTCTGTAGTAATACCTGCACTTTTTCAAGATCTGAGTTTAAAGCAACGTTTACTGTTAACTGCATGCGCCGCCGGTTGCCGCCGAGCGTCCAGTTTATGAGATGAGAATTAAGCAGATCTCCGTTTGGCATCACCATATTCGCCCCGTCCCATGTTGATAAGACACTACTGCGAAATCCTATTGATTTCATGACGCCGGATTGTTTATCAATCTCGACAATATCACCGACATTTACAGGTTTTTCAAACGCTATAATAAGTCCACTAACAAGATTGTGCACCAGTGTTTGTAAACCAAAGCCTATCCCAACTCCTAAAGCACCAAGAATGATAGCTAACTTGTCCATAGGAATACCGGCTGCGGCAAAGGATAGTAGCAACCCTAAAGTGATAATGAATATTCTGATTAATAATAGCCAGCTTCCAATTCCGGTGCCTTCAGTTTTACCAGGATGTTCATTATTGAGATGGCGGTCAGCTGCAAAGTAAGAGACAATTCGTGATATCACTACTGACAGCCCCATAATGAGCACAAATAAAAGCAGCGTATTGATTGTAAATGTATAGTCCCCAACACTTCGTTCTTCAGAAAGCAAAGTTTGAACCGGCCCGGTGACCAGGTGGAATGCGTAAAAATTACGGCCAAACAATATAAACCAGCCAACTATAAGAAAGAGATAAAAAAGCTTTGGCGCCCTGTTGCCGATACGTTGGAAGTTAAGATAGAAAAGTTTTCTGTCCTGTGTTGAGTAGATATTAAATGCAAGCTCCAGACCTTCATTTATCAGGCGTACAGTCCATAGAAACATGATCGCTATTACAACGTTAAAGTAGCCGCTTGTTAGCAGTGTTTTAGATAAATTATAGCGTCCGTAACAGTTTGCTATTATGGAGGCAAGTTCAAGAAGCAGGAGAAAGCCGATAAAATAAATGATCCATTGCTCTCTTAGCTGGCGCCAGTTCTTTCGCTTGTTAAATACTATCCAGGTAACCAAGATACCGGAGGCAGCCAGCATAAACATGAACCATCTCTCTATTCTCGATGCCTGAAGTATTAAATTGTTCACGCTGGCCGCGATAAACAGTGAAAATAAAGCTATCCAGATCTTCATCCAGTAGCCAATGATGAAACGACGGAATAACAGCGTCAGTGAGACGGCCGAAACTGACCATAGTAAGGCATTAAATGCGAACGGTGGCGCCGGAAAAATGAATTGAAAAACGTTTACTATTATAAGTATTGCCGTCAGTACCGGATATCTCAACACCAGTTGGCCCTCATAGTCATTTCTTATTAAATCACGCTGACGATATATTGTTTTCAGTGATCGGATGTATAGAGTGGTCATGAAGATGAGGAACAGCATGAACAGGATTTTCCCATAGTTATTCTGTGCATAGAACCGGAATGTAAGCCAGCTTTTTGCAAGTGAATAACCAAGTATTGTCGTAAATGATCTGTCGTAGGTTGTTGGCTGCCACAAATACGTAAACTCCCTGCTCCATGTCCGGCGATGGAGCTGACGCTGATACAGCTCTAGCTCATCAATACTGGTAGTTAACCGGTACGATTCCATGTTGACCTTCGTTTGCAGTGCTTCAACATCAATCATCGCCTTCTGCAGAATGCTGTCGGCTGGCGAGATCTCACGGGCAATGGTGGCAAGTTTACCAAGATATTTTGTTAGTGCAGCTGAATCACCCGGGAATGCAAACATCATTGAATCACTCGCCAGAGAATCAATCTGAAAACGAAAATTTGATAGCTTATGATGGTAATTGTCAAGTTCAGTTTTATGATGCGAGATACGTTTCTGCAATACCCCTAACAGGTTATAAGAAGTAGTAAGGTTACGATAAGTTTGAGCGCTACCCATATTAACAAAGATTCCATCTCCGGCAATGGCATGCCATTCACTTATTTTTGAGATATCCCCGCTGATGCCAACGGTATCAATGCCATTCTTCAGATAGGTCTTTGCATGCTGCATCGTCTTCTTCAGGTTCTCAAAGATTTCATTCTGTACTATACCCGCTTTATCTGCATTTCGTTCATTAATGGTTTGCTGGTGAGTGGCCGCTGCAAATTGCTGCATCTTGCTAACGAAATTGCTGTGTGCGCTATCTTCCTGCTTTTTTAAGCTGTTAGATTGCCGGGAACTATCATTGTCCAGCACTTGTGCATGTGAGAAGACTGGCAGTAAAGAAAGAATCAAAACCAGGTGAGGTAAACGAAACATATGTATTATTAAAATGTGTTTCTTATATTTGATCTTTTGGTAATTTACGCTACTTTTGAGTAGAGCCCAAGTTATTTTCCATTTGTTACTGTAATCTCATGAAACATATATTCTGTCTGTCATTCCTGCTTGTTGGCTACTTTGCAGGCTTTGGCCAAACTACTAAAAAAAGTGATGTTATTGTTAGAAGTAATGGAGATATCCTAAATGGTGAAGTTCATGAAATAACTGACAGCACTATACGCTTCACCTATAGTGGAGAGAAGTTGGTTTATACAATAAAAAAATCTGATATTCTTAAGATAACATTTGCCAGTGGCAGAACTGAGGCATTTAACAATATGGCTCCACAGGCATCTTC contains the following coding sequences:
- a CDS encoding sensor histidine kinase, whose protein sequence is MTQLFRNLISNALKFNSRDKNITISITARALNKEEIKELQELDQHADYYAITILDNGIGFDQAYAEKIFNIFQRLYGNKDYTGTGVSLAMCKEIVLSHNGVFMHSLVRGMVLLYYHITWKKIKRV
- a CDS encoding mechanosensitive ion channel family protein; amino-acid sequence: MFRLPHLVLILSLLPVFSHAQVLDNDSSRQSNSLKKQEDSAHSNFVSKMQQFAAATHQQTINERNADKAGIVQNEIFENLKKTMQHAKTYLKNGIDTVGISGDISKISEWHAIAGDGIFVNMGSAQTYRNLTTSYNLLGVLQKRISHHKTELDNYHHKLSNFRFQIDSLASDSMMFAFPGDSAALTKYLGKLATIAREISPADSILQKAMIDVEALQTKVNMESYRLTTSIDELELYQRQLHRRTWSREFTYLWQPTTYDRSFTTILGYSLAKSWLTFRFYAQNNYGKILFMLFLIFMTTLYIRSLKTIYRQRDLIRNDYEGQLVLRYPVLTAILIIVNVFQFIFPAPPFAFNALLWSVSAVSLTLLFRRFIIGYWMKIWIALFSLFIAASVNNLILQASRIERWFMFMLAASGILVTWIVFNKRKNWRQLREQWIIYFIGFLLLLELASIIANCYGRYNLSKTLLTSGYFNVVIAIMFLWTVRLINEGLELAFNIYSTQDRKLFYLNFQRIGNRAPKLFYLFLIVGWFILFGRNFYAFHLVTGPVQTLLSEERSVGDYTFTINTLLLFVLIMGLSVVISRIVSYFAADRHLNNEHPGKTEGTGIGSWLLLIRIFIITLGLLLSFAAAGIPMDKLAIILGALGVGIGFGLQTLVHNLVSGLIIAFEKPVNVGDIVEIDKQSGVMKSIGFRSSVLSTWDGANMVMPNGDLLNSHLINWTLGGNRRRMQLTVNVALNSDLEKVQVLLQKVLDSDDRISKQKKPLVLFDEFVNSSINVKVIYWLNDYRNDITTKSDLIIAIQKAFQQNDITFH